The segment CTGCAGCAGTGAGCCGATCAGCAGAATGCACGTGACGACGATCTGGAGCACGACCAACACGCGGGCGATCACGCCGGTGCGCCGGCTGGTGGCGCCGCGGCCGCCCTCCTTCAATTCGGCGGCCAGCCCGACGCGGGCTGCCATCAGGCCCGGCAGCAAACCGGAGCCCACCGTGGCGAATAGCGTGGCGGCGACAATTGTCGTGAGCACGGGGCCGTCGATGCTGAATCGCATCCAGCCGGGCAGCGGTGGACGGAACGCGCGAACGGCACTGTCGAGCCAGCCGACGGTCCACAGCGCGAGGAGTGTGCCGAGGGCGGCGCCAACGAGCGCGAGCAGCAGGTTTTCGGTGAGCAGCTGGCGCAGCAACCGGGCGCGGGTCGCGCCGAACGAAGCGCGGATCGCCAGCTCGCGTAGTCGGAGCGTGGCGCGCGCGAACTGCATGTTGGCGACGTTGACGCACGCGATCAGCAGCACGCCGAGGCTGAACGCGAGCAGCGTGTAGAGCAGCCCGGCACTGCGGGGCGTGGTGAACGCGGCGAGCAGCGGCTGCACCTGGCCGGTCTTGAGCGCAGCGTTCTCCGGATGCTCCTTGGCGAGTTGCGCGGCAATCAAGCTGACCTCGGCGCTGGCCTGAGCGAGCGTCACACCGGGCTTGAGCCGCCCGTAGACGATGACGGGGCGATTGGCGTGCTCGTGCCGCGGACGCACCGGCGACTCCGTGCGGAGCGCAATCCACAACTGTTCGTCGTAGGGGAACGCAAATCCGCGCGGCATGACGCCGATGATCGTGCCGACGCGGCCGTTCACGCGAAGCGAGCGGCCGATCACGTTGGGATCGGACTCGAACAGCTCGCGCCAGAGCGCATCGCCGAGGATGATGGTGGGCGCGGCGCCATCGCGATCGTCCTCCGCCGTGAAATCGCGGCCGAGAACGGGGCGGATGCCGAGCATGCGGAAGAAATCGTGGGTGACATAGCCGGCGGCGCGGCGCTCGGTCGCACCGTTGAGGTTGACGTTGGCCGCCGAAAACAGGAGCCAGCCGGCGAGCGAGTCGAAGGACATTTGCCGCGCCTGCAGGTCGAGCAGATCGGCCGGCATGATCCGTGGCACCAGCGCTTCGAGCTCGGTCGTGGACTGGCCAAACTGCACGGTGACGAGCCGGTCGGCGTCGGGGAACGAGAACCCGCGCAGCAGGACGCCGTTGACGACGGCGAACTGCGTCGTGACGGCGCCGATGCCGAGGGCGAGCACGCCAGCGGCGATGGCGCAGAAGGCTTTTTCCTTTGCCAGCATGCGCGCGCCGATCCGCAGATCGATGCCGATCGTGCCGAGCGTGAAGGCGACGCGGGAAAGAACGGAGGGCATGGGACGGAGGAGTCGAGAGCTGAGGGCGGAGAGTCTAGAGCCGAAGCGAAGAGCAGGTTGAGAGTTGAGGGTTGAGAGTTGAGAGCTGAGAGCCGGAGAAAATGGACCAAGAAGGACAGTAGGTTTTCACGCGGGCTTTGAAGGTGTATTCACATCGCGACCTGGAGGTGGATGGCCGGTTTGGGTCAACTCACCGTGCGACGGCACGCGACGGGCGGGCCGGAGGAGGCGTGCCATGATGAGCGTGGCATGAGACGGAGTTTGCACGCGCTGTGCCAAGCACCGGCCCGTACGGTTTGTGCCTGCCGTTCAGCCGGTTGCGCTGTTTTTGGCACGCCCGGGGCCGAGAACCGTTGCGAACATGGAACGAGACGGTCCCGCGAGCGGGATCGTCGACCTCGGGTGCCGGTGCCGCGGTCGCGGCGCTACTCGGCGACGGCGGGGAAGCCCGGGGTCTTCGCGAGCGAACGGAGGGCGAGGCGGAGGTCGGCAATCATGGGGTGAAGGGGAAAGCGCACTACTCCGCGCGAAGCGCCTCGATCGGATCGACCTTCACGGCATCGCGTGCCGGGATGTAGCTGGCCAACAGCGCGGATCCGGCGAGGACGGCCATTGCTCCTATGAGGGCGATCGGATCGGCCGGACTGATATGAAAGAGTAACGACGAGAGCGTCCGGCCCACGAGCAGCGAGAGGACGATGCCCGCCCCGCACGCGACCGCGATTTGGCGCGCACCTTGTTTCATCACGAGCGCGAAGATGTCGCGCGGTCCGGCGCCGAGCGCGGAGCGGATTCCGATTTCGCGCGTCCGGCGGGCGACGGCGTAGGCTTTCACGCTGTAGACGCCCATCACCGACAGCAGAAGCGCGACAGCCCCGAACAGGCCGAAGACCGCCGCTCCGAGTCGGGCGCTCCACAGGGAGGCGTCGCGATCAATGAAGTCGGCGAACGGCTCGTGGCGCAGCATGGGCAGGTTGGGATCGAGGCGCTGAAGTTCCGCACGCACGGCGCCGAGCGCGGCCGCGAGCGCCGCCGGGCCGGTGGCCTCGAGGCGCGTGTGCAGGTAGGCCGTGCCCGTGTAGCCATGCACGAGCGGGACGAATATCCGGAGCGTCGGCTCGACCTGGAGAAACTCGTGCCGGTGCTCGCCGACGACACCGACGATCTCGAGATCCGTGGCCGCGCCCCCTGCGGCCGACGCTGCCATCGATACGCGCTGGCCGAGCGCGTCCTCACCCGGGAAGAGTCTTTGCGCGAGGCTCGCGTCGATGATCGCGACTCGGGGCGCACCGGCGTCGCGGCTCTCGAGTTCGCTGAAGTCGCGCCCGCGCAGGACCGGCACCCCGAGCGCGTCGAAGTAGCCCGGCGTGATGCCCGTGAACAGCGCCTGTGGCCCGGGGGACGCATCGGCCGGCGTGCCTGCGGTCTGCACCCGGCGGCTGATCTCGCGGTTGTTCATCGGAGCCTGAGTGCTGAAGGCGGCGCGGGCGACGCCGGGAAGTGCGCCCACGCGCTCGAGCACGGCGGCGAGGCTGCGCTGGGCGTCGGCGGGCGCCGCGTTGCGCAGCGAGAAGTCAAACTCGGTGAGGAGCCGGTCCTGCGCCTTGAAGCCAAGCGGAATGTCGCCCGCCTTCAGGGCTCCGCGCAGGAACAGGCTCGCACTGAACAGCAGCACCAGCGAGAGCGCGATCTGCGCCATCACGAGCAGGTGCCGTCCCGCGAAGAAGCGATTCCATCGCTCGGACGGGCCGGCTGCCGCCCCGACCGACTTCAGGTCCGAAACGACATCGAGCCGCGAGGCGCGCAAGGCCGGCGCGAGACTGAACAGCAGGGTTGCGACGACGCAGGCGGCGAACGTGAAACTCAGCACGGTGGAGTCGAGTTCCGGTTTCAATGTGACCGTGACCGTGGCGATGCCCTGCAACGCGCCCGTGAGCGAGGCGATCAGCGCTCGGTTGGCCCAGTCACTGATGAACAACCCGAGAGCGCCGCCGGCAAACGCGAGCACGAGACCCTCGATCATGAGTTGCTGGACGATCCGGCGGCGGCCGGATCCGAGTGCGAGCCGGAGCGCGATCTCCTTCGCACGCGCCGCGCCGCGCGCGAGGAGCATGTTCGCGAGATTCAAGCTCGCAATGAGCAGCACGCACGCGGCCATGAGCACGAGCGGCGCAGCGAGCAACGCCAGCGCCTCCTCGGCTTCCGGTTCCGACGTGATCCCGAGACGGCCTGCCGGTGCGACCAGAAGTTCGCGCGCACCGACCGAGCCGGCCGGCTGAAGGTCGCTGATTTGTTGCGCCAGCGCCGGCAGGCGCGGTGCGATGGCGTCGAGCGATTCGCCCGGCAGCAACCGCGCGACGACGAGGAGCGAATGGTTGTCGCGCGCAGTCAGGTCGGGCTGGCCGCCGATCCGGCTGAACGCCGAGTTGATTCGGGGGAACATCCCGAGCGGGAGCCAGAGGTCGGGCGCGATGAGCACACCGCCTCCCTTGAAATCCTCGCGGGTGACGCCGATGACGGTGCAGGCCTGGCCGTTTACCCACAGCGTGCTTCCGACGAAGTCGGGCCGGCCTCCCAGACGCTGCCATGCGGCGTGGCTTGCGACGGCGACGGGCAGGCCCGCGTTCGGACGGGACTCCTCGGCATTGAAGAACCGGCCTTGCGCGGGCTCCGTGCCGAAGAGGGAAAAGAAGTTTGCGGTCGTGAGATGCACGAGACTGCGGTTCATCGCCTCGCCGCGGTGGGCGCTGAGGCCGGCCTGTGCCTTCGCGAGCGCGGCGACGTCGGAGAACACACCGCGCGAAGTGCGCAACACCTCGTATTCGGCGAGAGAGAACCTCCGGAAGTCGCGCTCGGCGCCCTGCCGGGCGTTGAAGACGCTGACGATCTTTCCCGACTCCTCCGGCCGGGCCGGGCGCAACAGCGCAGTATGGACGAGGGAGAACACCGCGGAGTTCGCCCCGAGGGCAAGCGCCAGCGTGAGCAGCGCGGTCGCGGTGAAGCCGGGAGACTTGGCGAGCTGACGGACCGTGAACTTCAGATCTCCGATCATCTTGGGGTAACGTTGAAGGGGTGGGGAGTAAGGGCGGACGCGCGGCGCTGACTCTAGCCACTATGCTTTGATCACGACCCGGCGCCACAGGTGCTACTCGGAGCGCAGCGCGATCATGGGATCGACCCGGGAGGCGCGACGCGCGGGCAGCCACAGGGCGGCCAGACCGACGGCAAAAATCGCGACAATGACGCCGACATAAATCAGCGGGTTGTTGGCCATGGAGCTGCCGAAGATCTGTTCCAGTGGCCGCGACAGCAGGAATCCGCCGACGAGCCCAACGGCGAGACCAAGCGCGATCTGTCTGCCGCCCTGCTGCAGAACCAAGCGCAACAACTGGCTGACGGTGGAGCCGAGTGCCATGCGGATGCCGAATTCCCGCATGCGGCGGCTCACGGCCTGCGAGGTCACGCCGTAGACGCCGACGGCGCCGAGGAAGAGCGTGATGAGCGCAAACACCGCCGCGAGGATGCCGAGGATGTTGAAGCCACGCATCGCTTGAGCGGTCTGGCTGGTGAGCGTACCCACGGAATGGATCGGCTGGTCGGGATCGATGGCGGCGATGGCGCGGCGAACCGGATCGAGCAACTGCAGCGGGTCCGATTTCGTGCGAATGAAGAGATCGAGCCAGCCCCAGCCCATCTGATCCTGGGCGAGGTAGAAACCCGCTTCGTTGCGGCCGGGTTCCTCGAAGAGTCCCTGCATCTGCAGGTCGGGTACGACGCCGACGACGGTGGCCCAGTTCTCGTCGGTTTGGTTGGTGCGGAAGCGCCGGCCCAGCGCGTCCTCTCCGGGCCAGAACCGGCGGGCGAAGGATTCGTTGACGACAGCGGAACGCGTGTCGGTGAGGGTTTGTTCGCGGTTGTCGAAGAGCCGCCCGGCGATGGGGCGGACCGAGATCAGCCGGAAGTACTCGTTCGAGACGACTTCCAGCCATGCCACGGGTCGCTCGTTGGGATTAGCGTAGGTGACGCCCTCCGGCTCGATCTGCGTCGGGACGCCGGAGCCGATGAAATTGCGGCTGGTGACCGCGACGGATTCCACGCCTGGTTCGGACTGCAGCCGCTCGAGCAGCCGGCGATAGAAGCGCGCGCGATCCGCCGGCGTGGGCTGGGTGCCATCCTGCAATTCGATCCGGCCGGTGAGGAGCTTGTCGGGCTCGTAGCGGAGATTGGCGTGGCGGGTCAGATAAACGGTGAGGCTCAGCACGCCGGCCGCGACGAGCAGCGCGGTCGAGAATGCGATTTGCGCGGACACGAGCCAGCGCGCGAGCGGGCCGACGCCGATGCCGGTGGCGGCGCGGGCGTCGTCCTTGAGCGCGGTGTTCACATCGATCCGCGAGGATTGCCACGCGGGCACGATGCCGGCGAGGATGCCGGCCAGCAGGGTGGAGACCGTGGCGACGACGAGCACGCGCTGGTCGAGGCGGAAGTCCATCCAGTCCGGCACGGCCCGTTGGTGCACCAGGTAGTCTTGGAGAAAATCAACGCCCAAGCGGGCGACGAGCAGCCCGCCGAGACAACCAAGCGCTGCGAGGAGAAACGATTCGAGCAGCATCTGGAGGAGCAGGCGCGTGCGCCCGGCGCCGACGGCGGCGCGGACGGCGAACTCGCGGGTGCGCCGGGCAGCGCGGCCAAGGAGCATCGTGGCGACATTGACGCAGGCGAGCACGAGAATGAACACCGTCATGGCCAGCATCAGGAAAAGCAGCGGCCGGGCGCCGCCGCCGGAGTAGGCGTTGGCGACGGTCAAAAGGTTGGCGCGATTGTAGCCGGCGTTGGTTTCCGGCCAGAGCTGCACGCAGCTGGCGGCGAGCGTGTCGAGCTCGGCGCGCGCCTGCGCGGGTTTGACGGAGGGCTTGAGACGGCCGAACAACTCCACGCGATCGATGAGTCGCTGCCGTGGATCGTTCGGCGTGGCACGCAGGTTGATCCAGAGCTCGGCGGAGCCGGGAAACTGGAATTTCGGCGGCATGATGCCGATGATCGTGCCGGGCTCGCCGTTGATGTTGACCTTGCGGCCGAGTGCTCCGGGCGAGCCGGCGAACTGCTCCTGCCACAGCACGTGGGATAGCACGATGAACAACGGCTGGCCGGGCCGATCCTCCTCGGCGGAGAACCAGCGACCCAGCATCGGCTGCGTGCGCGCGACACCAGGCAGATCGGCGCTAGCCAGAATACCCGTGTGGCGCGACGGCACGCGCTGAGGCCCGCTCAGGTTCATCCCGAGCCACTGCGTGGCCGCCAGGCTTTCGAAGGAGGTCTGTCGCTCGCGTACTAGAAGATAGTCGCGATACGACATCACCTCCCAACGATCAGAGTCGCTGCTCTTGGGCGCCTGCCAGGCGATGTGATACAGGCTGTCGGCGGCCGGCAGCGGCATGCCACGCAGCAGCACTGCATCGATGAGACTGAACTGGGTCGCGACGAGCCCGATACCGAGCGCGAAGGAAACAACGGCCGTGAGGGTGAAGCCCGGGCGCCGGATCAACTGGCGAAGGGCGAAGCGAAGGTCGGAGCGCATGGGGGAGCGGTGTGTGGAATCCGAGACATTAAGTTTGAAGTTTAAGTTGAAGGAGAGCCGGGGAGGCGTGGGGGGACTTGAACTTCAACTTTTCACTTCAACCGCGACGCCGTCGCGGCGCTATTCCGCGCGGAGGGCATCGAGCGGGTTGATGCGCGTGGCGCGTTGCGCGGGCAGCCAGCAGGCGAACACGGCGACCGAGAACAGAAGCACTGCCACCAGCGCGATCGTGAGCGGATCCGATGCGGCCATCCGCGGCATGAAGCCCTGCAGCACGAGATTGAGTGCGTAGGCCACCACGGCGCCGAGGCCGAGTCCGATCGCGGTGAGCGTCATGCCCCCGCGGAGCACGAGCGTGAGCACGTCGCGCGGCCGCGCGCCGAGCGCCAGCCGGATGCCAAACTCGCCGGTGCGCTGCGCCACGAGATTCGAGATCACGCCATAAAGTCCGACCGAGGCGAGCAGCACGCCGAGCAACGCAAACGCGCCGATCGTTTGATTCACCAGCACGATGTTGTGGGAATAGCGGTCGATCGCCTCCGGAATCGTGTAGAGCTCCTGGACGGCGACGTCGGGATCGATGTCCGCCACGGCGCGACGGACTTCATTCTTGAACGTGGCGGGCGAAGGGCCTCGCACCAGCAGGAACATGTAGCCCCACGGCTCGTGCACCATCGGCTTGTAGACCTGGAACAGCGTGTCCGGATTGCTGAGCTGCACGGCGAAGCCGATGTCGCGCACCACGCCGATCACCTCGCGCCAGACGAGGACGTTGTCCTGCCGATCGCCGATGCGTTTGCCGAGTGCGCTTTGGCCGGGCCAGAAATGCCGCGCCATCGTTTCATTGATGATGACGACGGGCGGAGAGCTGGCGTTGAGCTCCTCCGGGAACAACCGGCCCTCGAGCAGCGGGATCCCCATGGTCTGGAAATAGTCGGACGCGACCAGCGTGTAGCCGCCGACGGGTTGCTTGGCAGGATCGTCGGAGGTCTGGCCGTCGACCTGAATGGGGACGCTCTTGGAATAGCCGAACAACGGAGCCGTCGACGCGATGCCGGTGCTTTCCGCCTGCGGGATCTGCTTGAGCCGGCGGGCAAGTTTCTCGATCGCGAGCCGGCGCTTGTCCTCGCTGTTGTAAGTCGACTGTTCGGGCAGATGGATGTTGGCGGCGAGCACGCGATCGGTGTCCCAGCCATTGTTGGCGTGGAGCAGCGCATTGAACCCGCGCAGCATCACGCCGGCGGTGGCGAGCAGCGCGAGGGCCGACGCGACCTGCGCGACGATGAGGCTATGGCGGAACCGGTGCGTCGAACGGCTCGAGCTGGAGCCGCGGGTCTGTTGCTTGAGCGTGCTGACCACATCGCCCCGCGACGCCATCCAGGCCGGCACGAGTCCGAACACCAGGCCGCTGAACACGGCGGCCAGCAGCGTGAGCAGCAGGATCGGCACATCGAGGTTCAAGGTGAGATGCTCGGTCCCGCCGATCTGGATCTGGCTCTCGAGGAGGGCGTTCATCCAGATGCCGACCAGCACGCCCAAGCCGCCGCCGGCGAGCGCGAGCAGCATGGATTCGGTGAGCTGGTGAAGAATGAGCCGGGCGCGCGAGGCGCCGAGCGCGGAACGGATGGCGAGATCGCGGGTGCGCGCGGCGGCGCGGGCGAGCTGGAGATTCGCGAGGTTGAAGCACGCGATCAGCAGCACGACGATGCCGACGCCGCACAGCAGCCACATCATGAACCGCCCTGTGCTGTCCATAACGACCTTGTGCAGCGGCTCGGGCCGGACCGTGCGGCCGGCGCTGTGCTGCGGATAGTCCTGGGCCCAGCGAGCGAACACCGGCTGCGCCTGGGCCGTGGCCTGCTCGACCGTCATGCCCGGAGCGAGCCGGCCGATGGCGAAGAAAAGCCGGTTGGTGCGATCCTGCACGATGTGCTGGGGCAACGTGATCGGGCGCCAGAGATCAACGGGGCCGAAGAACAGCGGATAGCGGAAGCTGGCGGGCATGACGCCGATGATGGTGACCTGCTCCGCGTTGAGCCGGAGCGTGCGACCGATGACGTTGGGATCGCCGCCGAGCCGGCTCTGCCAGAACGAGTGACTGAGGATCGCGACCTGGTTGCGGCCGGGCGTTTCCTCGTCGGCGGTGAACGCGCGGCCGAGCATCGGCTGCACCCGAAACGTCGAGAAGAACTCGGCGGACGCGTCGACGGCGCGGAGCCGCTCGGCGGGCTGGCCGGGTTCGGCCCAGGCATTGTTCCACCCGGCGAGCGTCGTGACCGATTCGAAGGCGGCATGTTCGCCGTTCGCCACCTGGACGCGCAGTTCCTCGACCTCCGGGAAGCCGTAGCCGTCAGGCTGGCCCTGCGCATTGAGCGCCTGAATGAGCAGCATGCGATCGGGCTCCGGGTAGGGCGCGCTGCGGAACAGCAACACGTCGACGAGCGTATACATCGAGGTGTTCACGCCGATGCCGAGTGCGAGGGTGATCAGCGCGACGAGCGTGAACCCCGGAGTCTTGATCAGGGACACGAGAGCGTGACGGAGCGTGGACATGGGGACGGGGCCCAGAGCTAAGAGACTGGAGCTGTGAGCAAACAGTCGGTTGAGAATTGAGCGTTGAGAGTTGAGAGAGGCGGAACTCGGGACTTGAACTTCAACGTTCCACTTCAGCTGCCCCGCGGTCGCAGGGGCTATTCAGCCCGGAGCGCCTCGACGGGATCGGCGGTGGCGGCCTGACGGGCGGGCAGCCAGGTGGCAACGAAGGCGACGACGAAGATCGCGATGCACGTGAGCCCGAGAATCGTGTAGTTCTGCGCAATCAGCGGGCCGAGACTCTGCCGCAACGCGAGTCCGAGCGCATAGGCCGCGACCGCGCCGATCGCCAAGCCGACAAGGGTCAATCGCAGGCTGCGCAGCAGGACCAGACCCATGACGTCGATCTGGCGCGCGCCGAGGGCGACCCGGATGCCGAACTCGCCCATGCGCTGGCTGACGTTGTGCGAGACGATGCCGTAGAGCCCAACGCTTGCGAGCACGAGCCCGAGCAGCGCAAACGCGAATAGCACGCCATTGATCACGACCAGATTGTGCAGGAACTGATCGCGCATATCCGCCAGCGTCCAAATGAATCGGGGAGCCACGTCGGGCGAGACCTGGGCGATGGCGCGGCGCAGGTCACCGTCGAAGCGCTTCGGGTTCGGCCCGCGAATCACGACTTGGAAATACGACCAGGGGGTGTGCGTCATCGGGGTGAAATACTGCATCCGCGCGACGGGTTCGGTGAAGTTGATGGCGTCCTCCACGTCAGCGACGACGCCGATCACCTCGCGCAGCGTGGTTTTGCCGTCACCGGCCCGCGTGCCGAGGCGCTTGCCGATGGCGCTCTCCTTGGGCCAGAAGTTATCGGCCAGGGACTTGTTGACCACCACCCGCTCGGGTGAGGTGTGCGAGACGTTTTCGGGGAAGGTCTGGCCCTCAAGCACGCGAATCCCGAGCGCCTTGAAAAACCCGGGCGTAATGAGATATCCGCTACCCTTGGGCAAGTTGGTCTGGCTCGAGTCCTGGCCTTCCTTGAAGATATCATTGCCCGCGGTGCTGCCGCCGATCGGTAGCGTGGACGCGATGGCGGCGACCTCGACGCCCGGAATGGCGGAGAGCCGGCGGATGATCTCGTCCTGGAAGGCACGGGTTTGCTCCGTGTTATAGGAGCGTTCGTCCACCTGCAGGTTGGCGGTGAGGATCGACTCGGTGTCCCAACTCGGGCGCGCGTTCAGCGTGCGGTCGAGTCCGTAGATCATCATGCCGGCGACGGAGAGGAGCGCGAGCGACAGCGCCACCTGGCCGACGACGAGCAACCCGCGGATCCAGCCCTGGTGGCGACCGCCGGTGGTGCCGCGCGTCTGCTGTTTCAGGATGTCGTTGATGTCGGCTCGCGCCGCCAGCCAGGCGGGGACGAGGCCGAAGCCGAGGCCGGCGACGATCGAGATGGCGGCGTTGAACGCGAGCACGTGCCCGTCAATGGGCAGATGGAGCGTGCTGAAGAGCCCGAGCCGAATATTCCGGCCGATGAGCAGATTGCTCCAGTGCGCGACCAGCAGGCCAAGCGCGCCGCCGATGACGGACAGCAACAGCGACTCGACGAGCTGCTGACGGATGAGCCGCCATCGGCTGGCGCCAAGCGCGGAGCGAATCGCCAGATCGCGGAGCCGGCTGGCGGCGCGGGCCATTTGCAGGTTGGCGAGATTGGCGCACGCGATCGCGAGGATGGCAGCCGCCAGACCGATCTGCAGCGTGAGGATCGCGACGTTGGCCGAGCCGCCGACGCGGCCGGCAAGCTGCATTCGAAAATGGTAATTCTGATACAGCCGCGGATGATCCTTGGCCCACCGTTCCGCCAGGGGCGCGATGCTGGCGAGCGCCGCCACGGGGGTCACGCCGGGGGTGAGGCGCACGACCACGCCGAACTCGCGGCGGTCGCGCGCGGTCACCTGGTTGTCGGCGGGCACCAGCGGACGGAAATACTGGCCTTCGCCAAACATAAAAATCGTCGAGTAGGGCTCTGGCAGCACGCCGATGATCGTGAACACGCGGCCGTTGATTCGCATGGTCTGACCGACGGCCTCCGGATTTGCGCCGAACTGCCGCCGCCACAGATTTTCGGTGATCAGGACAACCGCGTCGCGGCCGGCGACGCATTCGTCGGCGGAGAAGGTGCGCCCCAGCAGCGGCGGCGTTTCGAGCGCCTTGAAGAGCGCGGCGTCGACCGCGTTGCCCTGCATGGATTCCGGCAGCTGGCCGGGCAGCGTGACGGTTTCCAGCAGGCCGGATTGCATGGCGATCACGGCGAAGGCCGGACTCTGATGCGCCCGCAATTCCTCGATCTCCGGCACGGAGAGGCGGAGGAACTCCGCCTGCGGCGTCTGGCCGTTGAGGTTGACGATCGACTCCGGGCGGGGGAACGGCGCCGAGGCGAACATCAGCGTGTTCATCAACGAATACATCGACGAGTTGACGCCGATGCCGAGCGCGAGCGTGACGATCG is part of the Opitutus terrae PB90-1 genome and harbors:
- a CDS encoding ABC transporter permease, giving the protein MPSVLSRVAFTLGTIGIDLRIGARMLAKEKAFCAIAAGVLALGIGAVTTQFAVVNGVLLRGFSFPDADRLVTVQFGQSTTELEALVPRIMPADLLDLQARQMSFDSLAGWLLFSAANVNLNGATERRAAGYVTHDFFRMLGIRPVLGRDFTAEDDRDGAAPTIILGDALWRELFESDPNVIGRSLRVNGRVGTIIGVMPRGFAFPYDEQLWIALRTESPVRPRHEHANRPVIVYGRLKPGVTLAQASAEVSLIAAQLAKEHPENAALKTGQVQPLLAAFTTPRSAGLLYTLLAFSLGVLLIACVNVANMQFARATLRLRELAIRASFGATRARLLRQLLTENLLLALVGAALGTLLALWTVGWLDSAVRAFRPPLPGWMRFSIDGPVLTTIVAATLFATVGSGLLPGLMAARVGLAAELKEGGRGATSRRTGVIARVLVVLQIVVTCILLIGSLLQLRSIERQQHIDHGYDPTAVMSARYMLMAGDHPTEAARIAFNEKVLAELRVHPSLASAAFSERYRMISVPEGPVEIEGQTAADEASQPIVASERITDGYFATLGQPILAGRDFRPEESDLKLPVAIVNATFARLHFPNGDALGRRFRSVNPNPKTPEPWRVIVGIVADVRMSGPFDSRAHNSGYYLPFTSNLYNRGQPTLSGMSYVTVIVRPRDGIRAEASLQAIREAVAKVDPDMPIYYTGTPQAQFETYLGQSRLITLLSLAVGIIAVALAAAGLYGVTAHAVNRRRQEFGIRLALGADRRQLLTLVLRQAGRQVALGLVLGLAATGAIALTARSAIAGALFETNPFDPLTYAAVALLLGGIALLATFLPARRVTKVDPMIALRAE
- a CDS encoding ADOP family duplicated permease — its product is MIGDLKFTVRQLAKSPGFTATALLTLALALGANSAVFSLVHTALLRPARPEESGKIVSVFNARQGAERDFRRFSLAEYEVLRTSRGVFSDVAALAKAQAGLSAHRGEAMNRSLVHLTTANFFSLFGTEPAQGRFFNAEESRPNAGLPVAVASHAAWQRLGGRPDFVGSTLWVNGQACTVIGVTREDFKGGGVLIAPDLWLPLGMFPRINSAFSRIGGQPDLTARDNHSLLVVARLLPGESLDAIAPRLPALAQQISDLQPAGSVGARELLVAPAGRLGITSEPEAEEALALLAAPLVLMAACVLLIASLNLANMLLARGAARAKEIALRLALGSGRRRIVQQLMIEGLVLAFAGGALGLFISDWANRALIASLTGALQGIATVTVTLKPELDSTVLSFTFAACVVATLLFSLAPALRASRLDVVSDLKSVGAAAGPSERWNRFFAGRHLLVMAQIALSLVLLFSASLFLRGALKAGDIPLGFKAQDRLLTEFDFSLRNAAPADAQRSLAAVLERVGALPGVARAAFSTQAPMNNREISRRVQTAGTPADASPGPQALFTGITPGYFDALGVPVLRGRDFSELESRDAGAPRVAIIDASLAQRLFPGEDALGQRVSMAASAAGGAATDLEIVGVVGEHRHEFLQVEPTLRIFVPLVHGYTGTAYLHTRLEATGPAALAAALGAVRAELQRLDPNLPMLRHEPFADFIDRDASLWSARLGAAVFGLFGAVALLLSVMGVYSVKAYAVARRTREIGIRSALGAGPRDIFALVMKQGARQIAVACGAGIVLSLLVGRTLSSLLFHISPADPIALIGAMAVLAGSALLASYIPARDAVKVDPIEALRAE
- a CDS encoding ABC transporter permease yields the protein MRSDLRFALRQLIRRPGFTLTAVVSFALGIGLVATQFSLIDAVLLRGMPLPAADSLYHIAWQAPKSSDSDRWEVMSYRDYLLVRERQTSFESLAATQWLGMNLSGPQRVPSRHTGILASADLPGVARTQPMLGRWFSAEEDRPGQPLFIVLSHVLWQEQFAGSPGALGRKVNINGEPGTIIGIMPPKFQFPGSAELWINLRATPNDPRQRLIDRVELFGRLKPSVKPAQARAELDTLAASCVQLWPETNAGYNRANLLTVANAYSGGGARPLLFLMLAMTVFILVLACVNVATMLLGRAARRTREFAVRAAVGAGRTRLLLQMLLESFLLAALGCLGGLLVARLGVDFLQDYLVHQRAVPDWMDFRLDQRVLVVATVSTLLAGILAGIVPAWQSSRIDVNTALKDDARAATGIGVGPLARWLVSAQIAFSTALLVAAGVLSLTVYLTRHANLRYEPDKLLTGRIELQDGTQPTPADRARFYRRLLERLQSEPGVESVAVTSRNFIGSGVPTQIEPEGVTYANPNERPVAWLEVVSNEYFRLISVRPIAGRLFDNREQTLTDTRSAVVNESFARRFWPGEDALGRRFRTNQTDENWATVVGVVPDLQMQGLFEEPGRNEAGFYLAQDQMGWGWLDLFIRTKSDPLQLLDPVRRAIAAIDPDQPIHSVGTLTSQTAQAMRGFNILGILAAVFALITLFLGAVGVYGVTSQAVSRRMREFGIRMALGSTVSQLLRLVLQQGGRQIALGLAVGLVGGFLLSRPLEQIFGSSMANNPLIYVGVIVAIFAVGLAALWLPARRASRVDPMIALRSE
- a CDS encoding ABC transporter permease, translated to MSTLRHALVSLIKTPGFTLVALITLALGIGVNTSMYTLVDVLLFRSAPYPEPDRMLLIQALNAQGQPDGYGFPEVEELRVQVANGEHAAFESVTTLAGWNNAWAEPGQPAERLRAVDASAEFFSTFRVQPMLGRAFTADEETPGRNQVAILSHSFWQSRLGGDPNVIGRTLRLNAEQVTIIGVMPASFRYPLFFGPVDLWRPITLPQHIVQDRTNRLFFAIGRLAPGMTVEQATAQAQPVFARWAQDYPQHSAGRTVRPEPLHKVVMDSTGRFMMWLLCGVGIVVLLIACFNLANLQLARAAARTRDLAIRSALGASRARLILHQLTESMLLALAGGGLGVLVGIWMNALLESQIQIGGTEHLTLNLDVPILLLTLLAAVFSGLVFGLVPAWMASRGDVVSTLKQQTRGSSSSRSTHRFRHSLIVAQVASALALLATAGVMLRGFNALLHANNGWDTDRVLAANIHLPEQSTYNSEDKRRLAIEKLARRLKQIPQAESTGIASTAPLFGYSKSVPIQVDGQTSDDPAKQPVGGYTLVASDYFQTMGIPLLEGRLFPEELNASSPPVVIINETMARHFWPGQSALGKRIGDRQDNVLVWREVIGVVRDIGFAVQLSNPDTLFQVYKPMVHEPWGYMFLLVRGPSPATFKNEVRRAVADIDPDVAVQELYTIPEAIDRYSHNIVLVNQTIGAFALLGVLLASVGLYGVISNLVAQRTGEFGIRLALGARPRDVLTLVLRGGMTLTAIGLGLGAVVAYALNLVLQGFMPRMAASDPLTIALVAVLLFSVAVFACWLPAQRATRINPLDALRAE